CTCTGTAGCGGGTTGcggggctcactcgtgcctgacactgtgtccccctctgggggactcccggaatctggcacatcataattgaagattCTTTTATTTTATTTGCCTCCGTGGATAGTGCCTATTGGGGCCCCctctccaccaacaccccgactccatccctccccaccaccctcccttcccctctctccccgtaCATTGCAGAaaggtgttgtgaactgttttaataatcagagtatccaactcccccctccccatacgttggtactgaggggagggtaccctgtttctccaacacaaaattactgTTTGTattgtttggccttgtatatattttttactgttttaataaaatgatatggccaatacacctaacctgcacatctttggattgtggggtgagacccatgcagacactgggagaatgtgcaaactccacacagacagcccggggccgggatcaaacctggatcctcggtgctatcaggcagcagtgctaaccactgcccaatcGTGCCGCTTTCTTTgttcatgattttaaacatctctatcatatctccttctctgctgtaaggagaGCAGGTTCTTCAGTCCACATACCTCAACTTCCTCATCCATGCTATAATTTGAATAAATTTCTTCTGTACCTATTCTCCGGCTTTGATattcttcctgaagtgtggtgcccagaattgtttATTTatgttggctgggccagcactcATTGCCCATTTCCGAGTCAACCACATGGATCTAGAATCACATGTAGACCAGCCCACGTAAGGATGACGAATTTCCTTTCCTAagggccattagtgaaccagatgggtttttacgacaattggtaaTGATTTAATGGTTATCAtaagtccagatttttattgcattcagATTTTGTCATCTGACATGGGGGGATTCGAATTTGGGTCCCCAGAGCCTTGCCCTAGGTCTTTGGgctactagtccggtgacaataccactacgctactgccTCCCCAATTGAACACCATTCTGCAGCTGGGACCATACCAGTGCTTTATAAAGGCTCAGCATAACcatcttgcttttgtactctatgcccgtGTAACAAAACTGATCTCATTATATGTTTTGTTAACGGCCTCCTCGACATCGGCTGCCAACTACTTAGATTTGTGTAAATTACACCCCCAGGAATCTTTGGCTGAAACGTTTccagctgttcccaccggcagatcTTCCGGACCCACCAATGGCTGGAGCTTTgacaagagtcatccagactctaaacattagctgccttctctctccacagatgctgtcagacctgctgagattgtccagtatttcctgtttttgtttcagattccagtatccgcagcaatttgcttttattaacGCACGGAGTCTGCATAGAATCTGTTCACTGTCAACCTCCTTACGGACTGCTATCTCTTTACAGTTACTGCTGCAGAATCAAACATTCAAGAGGGAAATTATCCAAACATCCGTGTTGGAAATGAATGTAGAATCAGCACAGAAAATATCTCTGGCTGCCAGGATGGATGGCAGGAAGAAAAAGAACTGAGTGTGAATGTAAGTTGAAATCTCGGTTTAAAGGCCTCTTGTGACATTCGAGATGCTCAAAAAgcctcgcgatctggatctcgccctcgctggtagaggcactgtcaaggtgccaggctggtggtgcccagGTGCCATGTTGCCCATGCCCGGGGGGGCCTTGCCCTTAaaagggtgggggtgttggggacccCAAGGTAAGTTGGGGGGAGGGACTGGTCTGGAGGCTGTGTGAAGTGGCTGAAGGGAGGGGGTTATCAAACGATCggagcagcatttaaaaatggcacctggaTCCGCGAGTACTCttcctcgtcagtgcaggaaatgattgtAAATGCGGCCTCGGAGGGACGTTCTTCACCGAGGACAAAGAAAATGGCAAAGTTCCGTTAAATAGCGGTGTCATTCCCGGCTCCCATTGGTGAGTTTGTCCCCTCAGCAAGTGGGGGGACCTTATCCAGCCTTTTCTGCTCATGATGAGCCTGGGATTAAGCTCAGCCCAAATGTTTAATGATCTGCCTTCCAGACAAGACCACATCTGTCTGCCTGTTCCAGTGCGTTAACAAGAACCTGTAAGAGGTTCACTCTTCAGTTTACCCCAACTGTTGTGGTTATTGATTTTAGtactttatataaacaaaaaaacatTCCTAATGCctaataacttcattgcattgttaatgtaaaccgacttgtgacactaataaatattattatgagAGATTTAAACTAGTGCAGTGAAGCCACAAAACATTCTTAACAATGACTTATTAATAAAAGCCTCCATGAAAAATCACAGGCAAAACCCCAGGTTTGTTTTAAAACCTCCGTCAAACCCCTCTCCGGGTCTGGTTGCTACCATTTGTGGCCATCTAAATTGGCTGCccacaaaggataatgggaattgtggtcaggttgggacacagacgacACACCGCCATGTGTTttgtgcagaggaaaccagacctaTACAGATATTTGCACCTGCTAAAAGTCAATCACCGATCTCCCCAGGACAATGGTactcagattgaaacatagcagtaGTAACAGACACCGGGGCGCCTATTTACTTTATTTGGGAGTACATGCGTGCCTTGGACAAACGACTaagacccgcccagctatcaaggtacctgcccctaattggcctgaatcgattagggtgatcaaaatcctatcgatccatttgatcccgagttgggaccgcccaaaagagcgctaaagatcggaggataagaggaACTGCGCAACCAACATTCTGTCTCTCTTGGGTccggcctctgccccaccaactgcagcacatcgaccagccaagttcaaggacctgcgattgctacctgaaggacgagccgcagTCTAGACGTACCTGACAACTTCTAGCCGGACGTggggattcagataaaggccttGTCTAACTCCACGGAGCCGGTCACTTGAAATTTAAGTAAAGGCCATTTCAGCTATTgggtatagtttaatgtgtagctgCGTGTAGATTACTACACATAGAACCAAGCCTATGTTtgataataaacaataattgaactaatatactggttgtgtggtcatttgtccagtacacggaacgtactcgcgtcttgtggttattattaataaagacaCATTAAACTATCTTTCAACCTTCCGGTAGGAGCTGTAGGCCATGGATCAGGGTGACCATGCCTGAACCACCTTCATGACTGCAGTGCAAGATTCAACTGTTTTTCCTTTTTTTAATACAAAAATACCAAAGCATATTCTTGGCGTCATCCTGTTTGGATGCTCAATGCTTAGCACCTTTTAATCTCTTTGAGCCTGGTTCCTGACTTGTTCCATTCTGCTGTGATGTCTCTGGCTTTCAAGTTCATGTGTCTTGTGATGATGTCTGGAAAGTCCAGTTGGAGGAGATTCCGACCCTACAAGCCCAAAATTCTATTCAAGGCAAAGGAGTTCTTTCAGTGTCCCAGCTAACATgccttcctcaatcaacatcaaaaaCAATTATCTGGCGATTCTTTCGTTTGCAGCCTGTGGGAGCTTGTATCGGAGTTGGTTGGGATGTTTAAACACATAATGATTTGTGTAAATAATACCATTTATGAATAACATTTTACAAAAGGTATGCATTAGTTCTAAGCACTTTGTGACAGCATGGGGGAATGAAAGGTGTTATTCTGGTGCAGGTCTGTCTTGTTTCTTTACCCTCACAGCTTTGCTCTAAATTTTTCACGATTGCACTATATTCACGATTGCACTATATTCTTCCTTTCTTCCttcttctgctattctcctttgttCTGTCTTCCACATTCACTTCTGTCTTGCAACGCCCCTGGCCCTTGACCCTGCTATCTTGCAGCCTCCTCttcctgtctctcctctctgtctgcctctctctctctctctctctttggtagCAGGTGCCGTTGAATGGTGGACACCACTGCATTCAATGATTCTTTGTTTTTGGCTCTCTAATATGCATTATTATTGCCATTTTCGTAGTAAATTTGAATTCTGTTTCTAAGTAATTCATAATTGGATATAATTTAAGGAAGTGAAAAATACTAATTAAACTTTTTTCTTTTCACAGAATACACCTTTTGCTATTTTGACACAAGACAATCCATTAAATTGTATTTACCCGTGTAAAAATCTGACACATCAGGAGATATGGCTCAATTGCACTTTAATCAATGATACTCTGATAAAATATACATGCACAAAAGATAAGAAGGTTGGTGAGAGTAATGAAGAGAAAAAAATTGTTAAATGATTAAGTTTCATTTTCAGTCATTTTCTCTGTTCTAATCATACCCTTATTTTAAATTTAGGTGTATGAATTCACCCATAACTTCAAAGGCAAGGGTAAGTATCAGTTTGGATTTGCATTACTTACCATTTTATATCCCAAAGTACGAAATATTGATCTCTGGGGAGAGTTGTACCAGGGAGGTAGCCCAGGAGATGTATAGGGGATTCTATTCCTGCCCCTGCCACAGAAGTCCCCACTGAAGGGATGTTCAAActcttttattacgctcctgtattatcttttataACACTTCTCATTGTGTTTTGATATACGATGGAGTGAAATattgtgttttgatatactacggagtgaaatatgtgttactcaaaccttggttactgatgaggtcttctgaatctcgatctcgacccctgttggtccggccatctagtgatcatctggtgctactgattacacattaacccctttatgtacatgcacatacagagatcacgacACAAATGTCTGATTCCGTGCTCTTGAGACCCAACCGATACTCTGATTTCGATCAGAGATTTTGGATGATTCGGACTGGTTTACcggaaaagttagaagaattaaaacaaaTCCTACCTCCTGGGTAAATTTATAACCACTCCTCGGAAGTTTTGGTCCATTAATCGCAGCACAGAAGTTAGCTTTTTTAATGTTCGACACGAGCCTCCTCCCATGATACTTTATTTCTTGCTATCAGCATTTCATTTTGTTTGTGAGACTAACGTTTTCGTAAGTCAGACACGATGAAAGAAAGAGTAAATAAACTAAACTCCAGCAGGGGTTTCTGACTGTCTCCAGCTGCCATAAGGATGTACCCGGGACCATATTCCATGACCAGAACCATTTGTGTTTTTAGGCAGCTCCATGACAGGGATTTGAAGCGGAGAAGAGGGAGAGCGAGTGCAGGTGGTAGACATTGGAAGACAGTGTTGCAAAGCAGCTACCCAAAGAAgcgtataataataatcgcttattgtcacgtggagctgtgggtccacctcggactccagACTTCAGCGGGTAGGTTTTCTTTGAGCCATCTTCATGGCTGTATTGAGTACATCAGTgtattgaggggcagcacggtagcattgtggatagcacaattgcttcacggctccagggtcctgggtttgattccggcttggatcattgtctgtgcggagtctgcacatccttcccgtgtgtgcgtgggtttcctccggttgctccggtttcctcccacagtccaaagatgtgcaggttaggtggattggccatgacaaattgcccttagtgtccaaaattgccctttgtgttgggtggggttacaaggttatggggatagggtggaggtgttgaccttgggtacggtgctctttccaagagccggtgcagattcgatgggccgaatggcctccttctgcactgtaaattctatgaatctatatcaTAAGCGGAGTGCTTAACAACAGTTCCAGCTGTCAGGGTCTTTGGCACTAACTCTGGCCCCAACAATTAGAATGTCTGCTGGGTTGGGCTGATCTCTTGATTTGTGTGGGCAGTGTCTTGGTGGGGAAGGGCTGGAATTGCCGAATATGATGAATTGCTACTCTGCAGCGaatatggttaggaaatgggccatgggggaggggtcggtgtggggacggatggaggcagcatcgtgTAGGGGTATGTGTTTAAGGGCTTTGTTGTTGGAGCCTttgccattctcgccagccaggtactcccatGAGCCTAGTGGCAGTGTCAGCCCTATGGGCGTGGGGGCAGTGGCAGCAGGATCTGGGGGTGGAAGGTGCCCTCATGGGGATATTaactgtaagtgggaggaggagctgggaggggagatgggggctgAGATGTGGGCGGAGACCTTGCACAGGGTGAATGTGTTCTCATcatgtgcgaggctaagcctcatccagttcaagctggtacTTAGGGCTTATATAACagtggcaaggatgagtaggttctttgagggggtagatgaaAGGTGTGGGTGGGGGCGTGAATCTCGTCCACATGTTCTAGGTGTGTCCAAGATTGAATGGGTTCTGGCAGGAGTTCTCGGAAGTGATGTCCGGGATGCTCAGTATGGAGGTgatcccgagtccagaggtggcgctaTTTGGGGTGTCTGAAGATCCGGGGAGTCCAGTGggtgagaggccaatgttttgatctttgcctccctgatagcctggagatggattttgtgGTGGGCGGGAgtctgggtgagcgacctggcggaatccctgaggctggagaaggttaggtTTGGGGGGCCAGTGGGTGGGTTCagccggaggtggaagccgtttattgatttctttaaggaattTGAGAGGTAGCAAGGGGCAGGGGAGGGTaaggggataaaaatggggaggtggatttgaggtgGGAGTGGTGGCTGTTTATTGAattgtttggttgttcttctgattctgtttgtatctatgaaaatgccttgaattaaaatatatattttttaaatgaacgtccactgggctgggaattgcttgGATTTCGTACCAGcagttcttgggctggattctttgatatccccacgccggcgtgggaacaggggCGTTTTACAgccgaaaaaacggcgcaaaatggccaccgatcctctgtctggtggggggctagcatgcACGCAGCTTGgagcacccgactctagctgcggatacagccggagaatttgccgggtccatggccacgcatgcgcacggcagcggccgaaccgtgcaacatggcgccggccgcacgggGACCCGATCTGCCAAATAGTgatcccctttggccaggctcaccaccccccgccaaagccccccctgcccaggGATTGGCTTCCCCCTGACTGTGGCATCGCTGGAATTAGTCCCCAGCCGCCACACCAAGTTCCAGAAAATAAATACCACACGCGActgacgccgttgggaactcggcccatcggcggcAGAGCATTGTGGGGAGGGCCTCCGATAACATCGTGAGGCCGCCCGATGGCGTACTCCTAGTGTACGCTGTTTTGGAAGGAGTGGAGCATCGCAccagaacgcgattttggcgtcagagacagagaatcccgcctcttgttTCTTTGCATGTCGTGAATTACTCCACAAAAAGCACCCCGCAATGGGGAATGCGAACCAcgcgcaattcagtcccggcatcaacacttaggggtgAAGtcaccgctggcgggattctccgtttcgccggcagttcGCCCCCATCCGTGGTTTTCCCAGCAATGtgtggtggctacaatgggaaatcccattggccagcttttggaacggagaatccagctgccaccACAAAACATTCAGCTGGGGAGGCGGACAATTCACTCCttcgtctcccaaacggagaactcTGTCCTATGTATCCAGCAAACATGCTACCAATGTTGGTCAAGATATAATTATTGGTCAGACACTGGGAAAGCTCCAATGCTCTTTTATGGATGTGGCCGTGGGATCTTTGACACCAACCTGAGAAGGAACTCGGGACCTCAGTTTAACTTCTTATTATAAGGCAATATTGTCGCGCACTCTTTGAACTGCACACAAATCAATCTAAATTATGTGCTCAATATCTGGAGTAAGACTCAAACCCATAGCCTTCTGGTTGAGGTGAGTTCTGTCACTGAGCTGAAGCTGACATGTAATGTGAAAGGAACAGCATTTAGTTTTTTATTACCTTGAAGCA
The genomic region above belongs to Scyliorhinus torazame isolate Kashiwa2021f chromosome 6, sScyTor2.1, whole genome shotgun sequence and contains:
- the LOC140425401 gene encoding uncharacterized protein isoform X3 gives rise to the protein MLQKPIFFVLLVVATQGVTAAESNIQEGNYPNIRVGNECRISTENISGCQDGWQEEKELSVNNTPFAILTQDNPLNCIYPCKNLTHQEIWLNCTLINDTLIKYTCTKDKKVYEFTHNFKGKDIQERLPSVPNLTTVTPESQTRKVKKPTHIGIIIAICIGIVVLIVLGVLLKMKCQKISEQNPAEQENFV
- the LOC140425401 gene encoding uncharacterized protein isoform X2, with the protein product MDSQSEHREQELEVQRDSSSLCLSEHFGPIAMLQKPIFFVLLVVATQGVTAAESNIQEGNYPNIRVGNECRISTENISGCQDGWQEEKELSVNNTPFAILTQDNPLNCIYPCKNLTHQEIWLNCTLINDTLIKYTCTKDKKVYEFTHNFKGKDIQERLPSVPNLTTVTPGIIIAICIGIVVLIVLGVLLKMKCQKISEQNPAEQENFV